TTCTGCTGAAGAAAGAGCAAGACTTGCAGGCACTCAACAATCGCGGTGCCCCGTCCGGCCGATCACGGTTTCTTTAACAGCACTTCCGGAAAGGCTAACTGATGTTCATTGAATTTATGTTCCACTTAAGGGACCGTGGCCTAAAGGTAGGAACAAGCGAGTGGCTTACTTTAATTGAAGCCCTTGCAAGGGGGCATGCAGATGAGTCGGTGACCAAATTCTATTTTTTAGCACGTTCGATTTGTTGCTTGTCAGAAATGGAGTTCGACAGCTTTGACCAAAGCTTTATGGAATTTTTTCACGACGTGGAAGTGACTCAATCCATCAAAGACGACTTTTACGAGTGGCTTAAAGAGGCGAAACCACCCCGCCATCTGACAGAAGAGCAAAAAGCCATGATGGAAGCGCTGAATCTGAAAGAAGTGCGCGATCTATTTGAACAGCGTCTGAAGGAGCAGCAGGAAAGACATGATGGTGGCAACCGGTGGATCGGCACTGGAGGAGCAAGCCCCTTTGGACACGGAGGCTTTAACCCTGCGGGTATCCGTGTGGGCGGTCCAGGCAAACACGGCATGGCCATGCAAATTGCTGCCCGAAGGCAGTTCAAGAATTTCCGCAAGGATTTGGTTTTAGACACACGGCAGATTGGGCTGGCCTTAAAAAAACTTCGCCAGTGGGGTCGCGAAGGCAGCCGTGAGGAGCTAGATATTGAAGCGACAATCGACGCGACTGGCAAAAATGCTGGTGAGATTGAGCTTATTTTTAAACCAGAACGCCGAAACACTGTGAAGCTTCTCCTATTGATGGACGTCGGTGGTTCCATGACCTACCATAGTCGGGTCTGTGAACTGCTATTTTCTGCCGCTTTTAACTCTGCACATTTCAAACAGTTCAAACACTACTACTTCCACAACTGTCCCTACGAGACTCTCTATAGCGATATCGAGATGGAAGAAGGCAGCCAAACTCTTGATGTCCTAAGGGAACTGGATGATTCCTGGTTTGTGTTTGTTGTGGGTGATGCAGCCATGAGCCCCTATGAACTAACGGAAGTAGGTGGTGCCATCGACTATTACCATCAAAATACCGAGCCTGGAATCCTTTGGGTCAAGCGGATCAAGGACCACTTTCCGAGGTCTGTATGGTTGAATCCTGAGCCGCGGAGCTATTGGCAAATCCCTTCCAATATGATCGTCCGCAAGGTGTTTCCCGAAATGTTTCCTATGACTATTGAAGGTATCGAGGAGGCAATTGCTGAATTAAAACGACCTCGCTAGAGAAAATTATTCGCCTGCCAGTCATTTAAAAGTTTAAGGATTGCGTCGCGGGCTATGCGATCACCACCGGGTGGCATTGGATTGACATCATCATTGACTCTACCCAAGAATCCGTTTGTTACTGGGTCAGGGTCGCTTCCAAGGGCAGCTTGTAGCGTCGCTTGAGTATCGAGTGGTAGGAAAGCTGCGGCTCCGGCACCGTTATGACACCCGACACAGGCATCCTGTATGATAGGTGCAACAACTTCGACGTAAGTTACGGTCAACACCGCATCGTTATCCACATTTTCTTGATTGCCTTCATCAGCAGTATCTGCCGAGTCTTGGTTGGTATCGGAATCTTGCTGGCCAGCTTCAGCGTCAGAGCTGAGCCCGCTAGGACGCGAACTTGATGATGGAAGAACTCTTTGGTTTTCGCCTTCTGCACAGGCGCTCGCCAAAAGCAGATAGATAAGTAATAAAGATAGCTTCATATTGGTCCCCATGTTACCTCTCGCCATTCACGTTATCGGGCAGCTAGGGCTGAAGCTTGAAAACTTCCTCTAAGAGGCTGCTATCGCTGTCTTTTTAAGACAGAATCCAAACTTTTTTTCGCGTTTTTAAATCACTGGCTAAGAGGCTTTCGAAATCCCGCTGGTAAGGCCTCTAATTGCTGGGTGCTTTCAAGAATAATAAGAACCTGGCTTCGATTCTCATACCCTTCCAACGCCAGGAAATCGGGAAGAAATAAACAGAAATCACGGCGAGTTATAAGGCTATATAGGGGGTAGAAGAGAGGTAGTGTTGATTGGATCTTGTCTTCCTGCTGACAAGCCATCGCCAAGGGGTGTTGGGACTCTACAACCAAAGTTTTTTCTTCTTCAGGGGGAGAGCTGAGAAAGTACGGACTCATTAGCAATAAAACCAAAACAACCCCCAAGCTCCGTGCGAGATTGGAGTCATTGGAAAGCCTCTTGCCAGCCCTATAAATGAGAGGTGAGATGGCAGTCGCTAAAGCTACACCTGCCAGAATAAAAAACCATCGAAAGCTGGTGCCCGCCGCTCCTTGGCGATAGTAGCCAAGAATCAATGCAATGTAGGCAACGATTGGAGACCCATGGAATAAGAAAGCAAAGCGGGGGCTTCGATCACGCCAAAAATATCTAAACCCGCGAGCGAGGGCCATGCAAAAAACAAAGAAAAGAAGGCTTGGAAACGCAATAATCACGATTTCAACAAAGGAACTCTTAGGGTTTAAGAGCAATTGAAAAAGCAGCAAAACAAAGAAAATAATCGGACTGATGAAAGTCTGCAAACACTGTACTCCCGGTTTCCTGATTGAAGCGCCAAAACCGAGACGCTACCAAAACCCTAGCCACGAAACAAGCATTTGCAGCGTGGCCCCAAAGGGGTCACGGTTATTTCCAATAAAATCAGTAATTTATTATGCAGCTAAACTAACTTTCGCGCTGGATATTGCGGTGTGCTCGATATTCGAAATGAGATGATCCCATGCGACCTGCTCATCATGGGTGAATTCAACAAACCTGACAGCATAATAGCGAGTGGCCGTATCTCGAACCCCTTCCTGATAATGGCGAACCACTTTACAAAGAGATTGCAAAGGCTGAGCGCTAAAGGTCCGATCGGTGTCGAGCCTAACCTCAAGTAACGTATTATCGATAAATGGGATTGTACCAAATGGATGAGGAGAGCAAAGAAGCATCCCCGTCTTTGAGATATCAACCCCTTCCAGTAAATAAGAGTCTGCTGAACCAAAGGTTTTTGATTGCACGTGAATCCTCGGGTTCATGATAAACCGAGCGTATTGCAAATGACTTCCCAAGCGCTCAAATTTGATTCGCCCAGAACGGGGGTCGATCTCTAAAACCCTACTGAGATCCACATCTTTGTCGACGCAAGTCAAACGATAACGATAGAGTTTCTTGTGCTGATGATGAGATTTTGCGATGACCTGAAAGAGAATTCTACCACTTCGGTGGGTTTCCATGACTACGTGGGTCCCCTCAATCATATTCTCGGGAGAGATAATACCGAGACTGAAGGTCGAAAACTCAAATGGCTCGTACTCAATCACTTCGTCAGAGATCGCTCCTCGCATATTCCCTAACGATTTGTCTAGATTTACTAAGCTCATGGACGCACTCCTCTAGTTCCAGCCTACACTTAGATTCGGCGTTCTGAGTTCCTAACTTTAATGAATTAAAATGTGGTTTTTAAAGGGAATACCAAGCATCTCGTCTAGGGTGGGGCAAAAAAAAATGCTGAAAGCTCAAGCTTTCAGCATCGGTCTTATTCGAACCTTGGATTCAGCTACGCAAGTCTAAGCTTCCTTACTTGCCTAGCAGGAACGTCATCAATGCGATGAGCGTTCGGCTTTGGATTAACATTCTTGAAAGCCTTTGGCTGAGTGCCATAAAGAGCTTTCACAGCATGCTCATCCTTTTCAATGATGGGCCGGGGAGGAAACCAGCTTGAGTAGCTGTTAAAACTTGAGAGCTGATCCCCGCCTTTCATTCGCCTGATAACGTCCGCATTCCTGTCTTTACGTAATGTTTGAACCTTGGTGAATGATGTCTTAGTCATATACGCCTCTCCTACCATAAAAGACGTAAATCTCATCGGAACTCTTACCAAAGGCTTTAGAGCTGCGATAACCCATGTGGACGAGTAAGTCAGATTCTCCCGCAACTCTCGCTAGTTAGGCGATTCATTTCATTTGAAAACATTTCGCTCAGGACCCTAAATTCCGACTCCTACCCCGAGGAGGATTCCTAAATTGTCCGAACTCTCGCTGATACCGTCCGCCTCCAGCTCGATGGTAGACTTTTCAACTTCCAGCATCAGACCCACTAAAGGGATGGGTGAATATTTTAAACCAGCGGCCAATTTCGTGCCGCTAGCATCAAGGTCCGTATCAACCGAAGCTAAGGTTCGGGTGTATTCACCAGATACAACATATGCAAGTTTTGCATATGGTTTTAGTCCTGCGATGCCAATGGGTAACCATGCTGTTACGTCGACGGAGATCTCTGAACCTTTCAAACCACTGACAAGTCCATCTTCCCCGAGATCAACATTTGCCATGGTGAGACCAAACCCAACAGGGACTAGAGGTATAGGATCAAGGTAAACGGACATTTTAGTTTCCGTACCTGAAAAATCGTAGCTAGTATCACTAAAGTCAATTGATGCGGACCGCTGCCCGACAAGTATCTGCCCTTCTATTAAACCGTAACTTT
The genomic region above belongs to Pseudobacteriovorax antillogorgiicola and contains:
- a CDS encoding PilZ domain-containing protein is translated as MSLVNLDKSLGNMRGAISDEVIEYEPFEFSTFSLGIISPENMIEGTHVVMETHRSGRILFQVIAKSHHQHKKLYRYRLTCVDKDVDLSRVLEIDPRSGRIKFERLGSHLQYARFIMNPRIHVQSKTFGSADSYLLEGVDISKTGMLLCSPHPFGTIPFIDNTLLEVRLDTDRTFSAQPLQSLCKVVRHYQEGVRDTATRYYAVRFVEFTHDEQVAWDHLISNIEHTAISSAKVSLAA
- a CDS encoding VWA domain-containing protein; translated protein: MEFFHDVEVTQSIKDDFYEWLKEAKPPRHLTEEQKAMMEALNLKEVRDLFEQRLKEQQERHDGGNRWIGTGGASPFGHGGFNPAGIRVGGPGKHGMAMQIAARRQFKNFRKDLVLDTRQIGLALKKLRQWGREGSREELDIEATIDATGKNAGEIELIFKPERRNTVKLLLLMDVGGSMTYHSRVCELLFSAAFNSAHFKQFKHYYFHNCPYETLYSDIEMEEGSQTLDVLRELDDSWFVFVVGDAAMSPYELTEVGGAIDYYHQNTEPGILWVKRIKDHFPRSVWLNPEPRSYWQIPSNMIVRKVFPEMFPMTIEGIEEAIAELKRPR